From Flavipsychrobacter sp., a single genomic window includes:
- the lipB gene encoding lipoyl(octanoyl) transferase LipB, whose protein sequence is MQDIYFQDLGGIEYGAAWDFQETLMKAGLEVKAKRFKKEEEDSAEDTKHYFLFCEHPHVYTLGKSGDKENLLVNDARMKELDATFYKTNRGGDITYHGPGQIVGYPILDLEKYFTDLGKYMRSLEEVIIRTIAHYGIKGGRLEGATGVWIDEEDVSKARKICAMGVRSSRWITMHGFALNVNTDMRYFDNIVPCGIKDKKVTSIEQELGKKVDFEEVKQLLLKEFSQLFDAKLINKELLHIASK, encoded by the coding sequence ATGCAGGATATCTATTTTCAAGATTTAGGGGGTATTGAATACGGAGCCGCTTGGGACTTTCAGGAAACGCTAATGAAAGCAGGGCTTGAGGTAAAGGCAAAGAGGTTTAAAAAAGAAGAGGAGGATTCGGCTGAGGATACAAAGCATTATTTCCTTTTTTGTGAGCACCCGCATGTCTATACATTAGGTAAAAGTGGAGATAAAGAGAACCTCTTGGTCAATGATGCAAGGATGAAGGAGTTGGATGCGACGTTTTATAAAACAAATAGAGGAGGGGATATTACATATCATGGCCCAGGGCAAATTGTAGGTTATCCGATACTTGATCTGGAGAAATACTTTACGGATCTAGGGAAATATATGAGGAGCTTAGAAGAAGTTATCATTCGTACCATAGCCCACTATGGTATAAAAGGAGGAAGGCTTGAAGGAGCTACAGGGGTGTGGATAGATGAAGAGGATGTTTCAAAGGCTCGTAAGATATGTGCCATGGGAGTGCGTAGTAGCAGATGGATAACCATGCATGGCTTTGCACTTAATGTGAATACTGATATGCGTTATTTTGACAATATTGTGCCTTGCGGTATTAAGGATAAAAAGGTGACTTCTATAGAGCAGGAGCTAGGTAAAAAAGTAGACTTTGAAGAAGTGAAGCAGTTGCTGTTAAAGGAGTTTAGCCAATTGTTTGATGCTAAACTGATCAATAAAGAGTTACTTCACATTGCTAGTAAATAG